GCGCAGCTTGTCCGCCACCACCCGCTCATAGGTCAGCTGGAAGGCCGGATCGTAGTCGTAGAGCACCGGCCGCGCCAGGCCGCGCAGCACGGCGGCATAGGCATCCACCGGCCCGGTGGTCAGCGTCAGGACCGGGTCCTGCTCGGGTGCGTAGGGCATGGGCTCCTCCAGACACCGGCTGCAGCCATGCCGAAGGGCGCGCGCCGGCAGGCCCGAGCTTAGACATCAAACCAATTTCAGACAATGGTTTGCCGATATGGTTGCAAATCGCCGACGCCGCCGGGCCGCCGGTTCCGCCTGCCGCGGGCGCGTCGCCGCGTCCCCTCGGGTCGGACATGTGTCGAATTCGTCGCCAAACCCGGCGGTTCCGGCCGAAATATCGGGAAAACTGTCCAGAATCCACCCTGCACCACCACCTGACGGATTGCCGCAAAAAAGAGTTGCGACCCGGTTGCAACCAATGTTGTCAGATGGTGGATGTTTTTGGTACCCTTGGCCGGAAAGTCGAGGGGGCTCCGGCGGGTCGGCCTCGCGGCTTCCCGATGATACGGGCCGCTCCGCGGCAGGGGACGACAGGCCGCTCCGCGGCAAGGGAGGACCGGAGTGGCTTCGACCGAAGGCCCCGAGACCAAGAGCCGCAGAATGCCCAAGGCCCAGAAGGTCCAGAACGCGACCGGGCTCGATACGGTGCAGTCGATCATGGCGGCGATCCGCGAGATCATCGCCGAGACCGGCTCGATGCCGCCGGAGCGCGCCGTCGCCGAGCGGCTGAACATCAAGCGTCACATGCTGCGCCGGGCGCTGGAATCCCTGCGCGCCTCGGGCGAGCTGGAGCCGGCCCGGGCGGGCCGGCGCGCCTCGCAGAGCGTCCAGCAGGGCGCCAACCTGGTCAAGTCGACCAATCCCATCGAGGTGATGGAGCTGCGCATGGTGCTGGAGCCGGCGCTGGCCCGCCTCGCCGCCCTGCGCGCCTCGCCGGCCGAGATCGAGCGCATCCAGCGGGCGGCCACGACACCCCCCGGCGCCAGCCCCAGCGCCGCCGACCTGGTCTTCCACAAGGCGGTGGCGGTCGGCTCGCGCAACAGCCTGGCCTCGGCGCTCTACGTGCTGCTGCACCAGGTGGCGACCGACGGGCGGCTGCGCTTCGCCGACAGCGACAGCGCCACCAGCCCGACCCGCATCCTCGCCCGAGACCAGGAGCACAAGGCCATCGCCGATGCCATCGCCGCCCGCGATCCGGAGACGGCGGAACGGGCGATGTGGGAGCATCTCGCCGTGGTCCAGCGCAAGATCATGAGCCGGCTGGCGCCCGGCCTCGACGCGGCGTGATCCCGGATCGAACGGGACGATCATGATCGTCGATCTCTGATCAAAGATCAAACGAGGGGCGGCATGGGTTTCGATGTCCTGATCCTGGGCGCCGGCTCGGCCGGCTCGGTGCTGGCGGCACGCCTCAGCGAGAACCCGGCGCTGCGGGTCGGCCTGGTCGAGGCCGGCGCCATGCCCGATGATCCCGACATCGCCGTGCCGCAGAAATGGCCGGCGCTGCAGGGCCGCGCCTTCGACTGGGCCTATGCGACCCTGCCGCAGCCGGGCACGGCCGGGCGCATCCATCCCTGGCCGCGCGGCCGGGTGGTCGGCGGCTCGAGCTGCCTGCACGCCATGGCGCATGTGCGCGGCCATCCCGACGATTTCGAGGCCTGGGCCGCCGCCACCGGCACCCGGCGCTGGTCCTATGACGGGCTGCTGCCCGCCTTCCGCCGCAGCGAGAGCTTCTCCAGCGGCGCCAACGCGCCGCCCGGCGGCGCCGGCCCGCTGCACGGCGGCGAGGGACCGTTGCCGGTCTACCTGCCGGACGCCGAGCTCAGCCCGGTGGTCCGCGCCTATATGGAAGCGGGCCTGGCGCTCGGCGTGCCGCATCTCGGCGACCACAACGGCCGCAGCCTCAAGGGCGTCGCCGCCAATTCCCTGACCATCCGTGACGGGCGTCGGGTCAGCGCCGCCGATGCCTGGCTCGTTCCGGCGCTCGACCGCCCCAACCTGACCCTGATCACCGGCGCCACGGTCGAGCGCCTGGAGCTGGAGGGCTCACGC
This portion of the Labrys wisconsinensis genome encodes:
- a CDS encoding FadR/GntR family transcriptional regulator, yielding MASTEGPETKSRRMPKAQKVQNATGLDTVQSIMAAIREIIAETGSMPPERAVAERLNIKRHMLRRALESLRASGELEPARAGRRASQSVQQGANLVKSTNPIEVMELRMVLEPALARLAALRASPAEIERIQRAATTPPGASPSAADLVFHKAVAVGSRNSLASALYVLLHQVATDGRLRFADSDSATSPTRILARDQEHKAIADAIAARDPETAERAMWEHLAVVQRKIMSRLAPGLDAA